ctttttggagtgattgtcgtgtgaaacaaaaatcacgtgctcacaataataATATTAAAAGTTCTCtaacaacaataaaatatttCTACCTAATATAAATATTATCTTTATGCATTATGTCCTATCTTAAGTTAAGTCTATATTGTCTTGCTTTTAAGTAGCTTTTTCTGCTTCCCCTTACACTGCTAAACATTCCACAATAAGAAGTTGCAATATGGAGAAAATTGTGAAGAAGCATTTCGTTCTAGTTCATGGATTTTGCTTTGGCGCTTGGTGCTGGTACAAACTTGTCAACCTTTTGCAACAAACTGATCACAAAGTTACTGCTTTAGACCTTGGTGCTTCTGGGATTAATATGAAACAACTCAAAGAAATTGTTTCAATAACTGATTACGTTCAGCCATTGATGGATTTTATGGTTTCTTTGCCTCATGATGAAAAGGTTATTTTGGTGGGACATAGTTATGGTGGCCTTTGCATTTCTCTTGCTATGGAAGCTTTCCCTCAGAAAATCTCAGCAGCAGTTTTCATCACTGCTTATATGCCCAATCATAAAGATCCACCTGCACTTCTTATTCAAGAGGTAATTTTCATTCATTTAGAGTTTAAATCCCGTAGTATTAAAACGTAAATACTAGTTTAGGAGATTTAGGGTTTTATCCTTAACGGAAGCAGATTTGCAGCAACCATGACTTGTGTTATCGGTCTCTGGAAATCCTCACGAAGCAAATCAATCCAATCATAGTTATGGTGGCCTTTGCATTTCTCTTGCGTTTTACGTGCTTTAATGTTAAATTAAACTTTATTTGAGCGTAATGgagtctattttatgtgtaggtgcATCGAAAATGAAAATAGAACTAAAGGGATGCTTAAATATCGAAAGTGCGCTCGAGAACGGTGAAAAGGAGAAGCCGGGCAAAAGTTAGCTCGACCAGGCTTTAGCCTGGCGAGGCTAGCTTAAAACCAGGCCCAACCAGGCGTTAGCCTGGCGATGCCAACTTAAAGCCAGGCCTAGCCAGGCGTTAGCTAGCCTGACGACGCCAGCTTAAAGCCAGGCTGAGGCTGGCGTTATCCAGGTGACACCAGGCCTAAGGCTAGGCCAGTTCGAGTTTTAAGCTGGCGTCGCTAGGCTAATGCCTGGTTGGGCCAGGCTTTAAGCAGGCGTCGCCAGGCTAACGCCTGGTTGGACCTGGCTTTAAGCTGGCCTCGCCAGGCTAACGCATGGTCGATTTGGCTTTTGCGCGGCTTCTCCTTTTCATCGTTCTCGAGCGCACTTTCGACGTTTAAGCATCCCtttagctctattttcatttctaatgcgcctacacataaaatagactcCATTAAGCTCAAACAAAGTGTAATTTATCATTAAAACATGTAAAAAGCAAGGCACATAATGTGCTAAACCATgaattatagccacacatcaTGCATAAAACTCCTCTCAATTCTAGATGTTCTATTATGATGGAAACCTCTCCGTAAACACCATAATGGCATCTACATAGGTTAGCTCTAGGGTTTTACGTGAAGGAATAATTAATAGGTTTGCGGGCCATCTAGTACCTCTTACAGGCGGATCCGACCTAATAATAgtttttaataaattttatacaatataaaGGTTTTATACCATTAGATCACCTACAAATAATTTCAAATAACCTACAACAAGTGGAAGTAATATGAAAAATGAGACAGTAACTTATCACAACATATGTTAAAATACACTTCTTATTCAAGAGGTATTTTACATGTCTATCGTTTTGCAATCTATCATGTCAAAAGAAGGTTGTTATAGATAACCATATATGAGACTAATAATCAGAAAAAGTGAAACGAGTAATTTGTTACAACATTTAAAATACACTTCTTATTCAAGAGTTACTTTGCGTGTCTATCTTTTCTAGGGAAATTTCATGCAGATTCTTTTCTTGCTTTATAATTGATGAATGAAATATTGTTGCTTTTTGTTTTCGCCAAATTTTTGGGGTTACATTGCAGTTCTTTAGGAGGACTTCAATGGAGTCACTCATAGATTGTCATTTCACATTCGACCAAGGAGTGAAAAATCCACCAACATCAGCTATTTTTGGCTCACAATACATGCAAGCTAATCTTTACAATCATTGCCAAACAGaggttattttcttaattgtttacTATATATGTACATGCATTTGCTTTTAAGGATTGAATGCATGTCCTCTTAACTAGATTTAACTTTTAAACTAAAATAGTGAAAAAAAATAATTACGCTATCAATAAATTTTTCTATAAAAGTTCCATTTATCATCCCGGCCCCAATCGAATTGGAAGTCAGCTTTATAAATCGTCactattttcttttgaattaacTCATATCATCAtgttattttaattgatttcgTAAAATTATTTTCCAGTATTAATGCACATATATTAAATCTATACGAGAATAACCTATCGATGACTATGATACATTGCAACAAAACACGTCGCTGTTATTACTCCTAGTAAGTACTGATAGAGGTGGAAATCTAACGACCGATACAAACCGCGTACGAAAAAGTTTTGAGAAATTGACATTCACTAATCACTTCACTATTCATACACAGGCAAAGAGAGACACCCCTCAAATGCTAAGAATTTATTAAAGCTGAATTTACTAATATGGACATACTCATGGCGTGGGCATATTGTAATTGCATGTATGCATCACACCGAGGCGAAGCTAGAGTGTCAGTTACGAGTTCGACCGAACCCAAATAGTCTTTTggtttaaattctatatttattttgaagtttttttatataaaaattattaattaaaaattcagTAATTACTTAAAATGATATAAATCTCGAACAATAAGCTGTAAATTCTGGTTCCACTTATGATCATATATATACTTTAATCAACCTATTAAATGATGATGTCTTAAACTAATAATAATGGTTAGGAAAATTAAACTGTTCTTTCTTTCCATAAAAAACCTATTACTCCTCCCATTTTATGTGACACAATTACTATTTAAAAAGTTAAAGAAGTTTTTCTTTGATTGTAATTTTTCATATaccttttaaatattttgaagTATTAATTATTGTGTTATAATACTTTATATGTAGTGtctaaatatacaaattttatttcaaaaaatttgAAGATTCTATGTTCGAAATCACATAAAAAATTAGATATATTTGACCCTCGAATCATGTCAGTATCACATAAAGTGAGACCGAGAAAATAGCTGTTATAACAGTATTAAGAATATATGAAGGAGATATATATCAGTgtgatttttaaaattttaagggTTTCATGTagctaaaaaattaaaattttcatgAGAGACGTGCTATATTTTGTCAACTCAGGACTTGGAATTGGCAAAAATGCTGATAAGACCAGGTAAGTTCTTCACAGAAGATATGTCAAAGGAAGGGCTGCTGACACAAGAGAAATATGGGTCGGTGAGAAGAGTTTACGTGTTGTGCCATGATGATCCAGTCATGGAAGAAGAATTCCAAATGTATAATATTCAGAAGAGCCCTCCTCATGAAGTCAAATATATTGCCAAAGCTGGCCATATGGTCATGATATCCCAACCTCTGAAGCTTTCTCTCTGTCTGCAGGAAATTGCTGACAATTATCAttgaatttactttttttttaaaattacccTTATAGTGAGtataaagttttaaattttttttttcaaaaagtaAGTTCCAAAATTTAAATATATGTTGATCATATTTAATTAGCTCAATGGAAAAAAAATATCTGTCCTTCCTCATATAGGTCTTCAATGCCTTTATTGTAATTAATGTATATTGATTATATAGAGTATTAATTTTCCTTAttgctaaaaaaaagaaaatgaaaaaataatataattgtaTTTTCTTGCTGATGATGCAGTATATTTTGAGAAAATTCTAATTGACTTTTTATCACTTTCCCTCAGAATATAATTGTATTTTCTTATCAAgaattttcatttttacttggACTTGTTTAATTTTATGTTAGATTTGCTATCTTTCACTTTATTAGGTAGAGTTAAGTTTTGTTCTACAAATTATTCCTTATGGGTATTagacataaagaagaagaaaattcaaacGGAAATAacacaaagaagaagaaagtgTGGCACTAATTTTAAATGATGGAATTAAATTGGTAATTCTGTCGCTATTTTCagtatttcttttctctttccccTTTTTatcctttcttcctttctttcttgaATTCCAAAATAGAGTTGGCCCCTAATCCAACTAAAGCACTCATTTTCAAGGTATTATATCAAACTCTTGTTCCCCACTTTGTGTAACaatccgatcggtcgttttgtgTCACTacattgtcgcacctccttttttctgcgcccgcagggcgcgtgggggagttttctccaattgaaggacagtcgaaacgggatttatttaattatttcagagtcgccacctgggaattttaaggcgtcccaagtcaccaattttaatccctgaatcgaggagaatatgactctgtttattattctgcgaaccagaaatcctgagtaaggaattctgttaatccggaagaaggtgttaggcatttccgaattccgtggttctagcacggtcgcttaactgtttttattattggcttaattatcttgattttactaaatacgtttttattgcatgattttactaccgcttttttacttattgtttacaattatatggacgaattacgcgtacgtatattcgtattatatactttttataattaccggggatcatgccacgcgtacgtgtacacaataaaattgtccatgttatagttttttattcgaaatttaaaataaaatcaggaacatcatcaccctttttatttaaataatgaactgcacacctcgggttatatgaaattattttaacatccttggaaaaatccttttcttaaatattcgctcgaaattgcgcgtacgcataatccgaatttggtttttaaaaaataatcagggtacgcgaacgcatccctaattgcgtaaaatttttgtaataatattatggattttccacaaaattgtttattatatctacacattttttatatgaaattcctgtaaaattcatattttaggggatgcctttaaattcttaaaagaattcacaatttattaagtattgcccgttgactataatttccgagtattaattatgttcatcccaagactattcaaattcaaagtaaaataagaacatgattaatactattcttcacaaatacaacatatacatataccaaaggatgaatgccatatgaaactcacaaaaataatttatgaagggaagaagtatttttgaacaatttttatttattttaattagtgcaaattctacttttatttaccattgatataaagtgttgcgatttgttcttatacatatcacctcattctcacatgcttgtttttgatccagaattataattgctcagtttatttataacgataaataatcaaattgatgagaaaagagttattattcaaattgattcaattcgaattgtattacatacaacatagttgtacgcctaaacattcataatattcttaacatcatgacgagctataccaactcactttactcatatgattatacctgtcatcataccatataataacttataccaatctaaacaaaatcatatttgttgcaagatatactactaatgtaacttcttaatatttccattctactttacatttagctaatggtattatgggatgtaatcaatggcccatttttatgccttactccctgttttgacaattcacatatacctataccaatgagatttcggaatggctaacattattacaaagctttatatgaatttcaaaataagacaattaactcatagctatcaaattgaattcactactagttaactaacatgaaacaaaaaaatgaaatttaaactaatgaacttggacaattggaaacagaattgcaattcaggcttcatggatttgtcatgttgaatctcttttcaacataaaattcaaaagataagtacctggaaatgaaggtagaagaagtaaatttcagcagtagcagcagtaacaaaatactggcagaatatcagtatttccacagatttgagcaataacaagacccgagaaacccagattcacaagagtaaagcttcttaaagaacttcagattttaaGACCAAATAGTATCAGTACACAtacccggacagattccaaaaagaacaacaaagttttggattttttcttttcttttctattttttctgtttcagcttcactgtgtgtgtgtgtgtgtgtgcgaatactttcttttctatttctttttctaaaagagctcctaaatcagatttcttctcctttcaaaatcagatttttcttcttaaaatctttctgttttaaaatctgcctctatcagatttttctctttcaaaatgtgccctcaaatctgaattttttttttctttcaaaaaaaaaatctctcttatcagatttttctctttcaaaaatctgcctgaaagctctcttttttccttgtttttcgtTCTTCCCAGAGCTCTCCtaaaatcagtcccaatccccctctatttatacaagGTTGTCCTATACCCTTCTAGTGTTGCCAGggcccttttctcctttaaaaaaatcagaaaagttccattaaaactacttttgaatactttaaatcctattgagtgctattatcctgtttttcagcagcccattatcccttgttccccattagtatcttaaattatagccattaacatcccactttcagtccactattctatcacattacccttactgttctgtCCCAAAAATGTCCCAGaattcctactgtaattactgttattactgccttaaattcagaatctaacaatacagattttaaaatctgtttaagcaattataaccaatcctatgatttgaGACAGTACATCACATTTATGCACAAGAGTTGAATTTAAATAGATGATTCTCAATTGAATACTGAACCTGAATAACACACACTAACATTACATagaacatgcaggattatttcaactgagattcaaaactgaaccaaaaagcaaacaaatacaggagcattgtcaatatactgacaatgccctgaaactcaatgctcagaaatcaacacatacacagcattcatttgaatttactggtttattaaacaagaaccaactgattaacaataactaattaactggttATAATAAAATAATCTACTCAAAACAGGTTgtctcagtcaacattttcagaagcaagattcacaatacaactaatcgacgaacttaattgagtcgattacacacattgtacataatcacaatcaacagaaacaattcacatttagaatcaagtagacgggtaggggacagtataacaaaatttgactagaaaattatgaaaaattaaacaaaactaatgaaacgaacatagaatacacgtagaatgcacataagaaacagaaattacctctgaaccttcaaattcaaccggactcaactcaatttggatttggactttgtttgaaatcaaacagaccttagtcgaagtattttctattgaaaatactttgactaaggtcgattaaacctcaatctttcgtctgaagtgaacaaaatccaaaagtctggtatttctagggttcttgaagtatcgatttgggacttaaccatttctggtcagattcgagggggaccaaatacgacacaagggtgagggtagcctaggggtcatttggtgtcattttagaacggatctgagtttgttcttgtttggtccgaatcttcaaaagaagattcaagaagctcggaactgattcgagccaaacaaacatcagatccataacaaggcatgttagggggtactatggtgtcaactaggggttgtttggtttagatctacactcggctcgaatcttcaaatgaagattcgagaaccttcaagaagattcgagccaagtggctagcatatctggatagaggatgttcagggggttctagggtgttattttggtgaccggcggcgttgttgccgccgggtttcaggcggtgggatcctagggcggctagggttaggggtgagttTCGGTAGGGACGATGAATAGGGAAGGAGGGGGGTTTGGCTAGGGGGCCGGGTTAAGGTTTTggtccttatataggggtggggtggattaatcttgaccgttggatcaatgagaatagatggccaggattagTTCACATAGCCAagcggtgtcgtttggtttactgctggggtcgggctgaatcggggcactgggtcgggtaatggatatgggttaaggttcgtgggatctcagccgttggttggctttgatccaatgATCCCTGATAAACTacaatcaaacgatgtcgttttgactcgtttgattTGGACCGGTGCCTGGGTTGCCTGAATTGGGCTGAAGGGGGAGtaatttggttttgggcctggattttaatccaggtccaatttttattttacaacttattttattttattccattttattattaattaataaaatcctaatcaaaaattataaaaacaaaattatcattacaataatactaattatctttAAATAACCATTAACACGTAGATAAATCATTAATCACATAAcgacacatttaaaaatagaacgaatgcatattttttgtgattttatttaaattatctttcaaatgcataattaaatcctatatgcatgcaacatgtattttatcttaattttcatttttattatgacaaagtaaacatttacggacataacacaaatatttaacaccacgcaaatttcaagaattacacagtaaaagaaatttattttattttttgatttattttggagtagttttcgtaaggcaaaaattacgtgctcacagctgcccctctttgtgcggaaactcgaa
This genomic stretch from Nicotiana sylvestris chromosome 9, ASM39365v2, whole genome shotgun sequence harbors:
- the LOC138877169 gene encoding methylesterase 10-like — encoded protein: MEKIVKKHFVLVHGFCFGAWCWYKLVNLLQQTDHKVTALDLGASGINMKQLKEIVSITDYVQPLMDFMVSLPHDEKVILVGHSYGGLCISLAMEAFPQKISAAVFITAYMPNHKDPPALLIQEFFRRTSMESLIDCHFTFDQGVKNPPTSAIFGSQYMQANLYNHCQTEDLELAKMLIRPGKFFTEDMSKEGLLTQEKYGSVRRVYVLCHDDPVMEEEFQMYNIQKSPPHEVKYIAKAGHMVMISQPLKLSLCLQEIADNYH